The Blattabacterium cuenoti genome includes a region encoding these proteins:
- a CDS encoding DUF4293 family protein, translated as MLYRIQTLYLFISILIYSVFLYYFRTIFFSLKKTISVFLIICLILSILSFLFFKKKKFQIFMNQINMLINSIHLILFFYQSNQYIILKREMSIFFVLLCFCSIWILYMANKAIKKDIELIDSMSRIR; from the coding sequence ATGTTATATAGAATACAAACATTATATCTATTTATTTCCATCTTAATTTATTCCGTTTTTCTATATTATTTTCGTACCATTTTCTTTTCTTTAAAAAAAACGATTTCTGTTTTTCTAATTATATGTTTAATTCTATCTATTTTAAGTTTTCTTTTTTTCAAAAAAAAGAAATTTCAAATATTTATGAATCAAATAAATATGCTTATAAACAGCATTCATTTGATTCTTTTTTTTTATCAATCGAATCAATACATTATTCTTAAAAGAGAAATGTCCATTTTTTTCGTATTATTATGTTTTTGTAGCATATGGATTTTGTATATGGCAAATAAGGCAATAAAAAAAGATATAGAATTAATTGATTCCATGAGTAGAATACGATGA
- the prfA gene encoding peptide chain release factor 1 — translation MKESSFIQKLEEFKKEFHEISKSIIQPNIISDQKKYKILLKKYIKLEKIVFLYEKYKKRLALLQEANFILKNDSDADLKELASIEKYKILENLSSIEKEYYDLILSEETTEDHRNAIVELRSGTGGDEACLFVEDILRMYTMYFKKSGWKYKVIHSQKGGIKGYKEIILDVNGKEGVYGNLKFESGVHRVQRIPKTESQGRVHTSAITVAVLPKVKDIEVNINLSDIKKDTFRSSGSGGQHVNKTESAVRLTHIPSKITVECQEERSQHKNFEKAINVLRSKIYQIEKEKRLKEISIKRKSLVSTGDRSVKIRTYNYPKSRITDHRIHKSIYDLVGFMNGNIQEMINLLKHFEKKK, via the coding sequence ATGAAAGAATCTTCATTTATTCAAAAATTAGAAGAATTTAAAAAGGAATTTCATGAAATTTCAAAATCTATTATTCAACCTAATATTATATCTGATCAAAAGAAATATAAAATACTATTAAAAAAATATATAAAACTGGAAAAAATAGTTTTCCTTTATGAAAAATACAAAAAAAGACTTGCTTTGCTTCAAGAAGCAAATTTTATATTGAAAAACGATTCAGATGCAGATCTAAAAGAATTAGCCTCCATAGAAAAATACAAAATTTTAGAAAATTTGTCTTCTATTGAAAAAGAATATTATGATCTGATTTTATCAGAAGAAACAACAGAAGATCATAGAAATGCTATTGTAGAACTTCGTTCTGGAACAGGAGGAGATGAAGCATGTCTTTTTGTAGAAGATATATTAAGAATGTATACAATGTATTTTAAAAAATCAGGTTGGAAATATAAAGTTATACATTCTCAAAAAGGAGGAATAAAAGGATACAAAGAAATCATTTTAGATGTAAATGGAAAAGAGGGAGTTTATGGGAATTTAAAATTTGAATCTGGAGTACATAGAGTGCAAAGGATTCCAAAAACAGAATCTCAAGGTAGAGTGCATACATCTGCTATAACAGTAGCCGTACTTCCTAAAGTCAAAGATATAGAGGTAAATATTAATTTATCTGATATCAAAAAAGATACTTTTAGATCTAGTGGATCTGGAGGACAACACGTCAACAAAACAGAATCAGCTGTCCGATTAACCCATATACCCAGTAAAATCACAGTAGAATGCCAAGAAGAACGTTCTCAACACAAAAATTTTGAAAAAGCTATAAATGTTTTACGGTCAAAAATTTATCAAATCGAAAAGGAAAAAAGATTAAAGGAAATATCTATAAAAAGAAAATCTTTGGTCTCTACGGGAGATCGTTCTGTCAAAATACGAACCTATAACTATCCAAAAAGCAGGATCACGGATCATAGAATACACAAATCTATTTATGATCTTGTAGGATTCATGAATGGAAACATTCAAGAAATGATTAATCTTTTAAAACATTTTGAAAAAAAAAAATAA
- the accC gene encoding acetyl-CoA carboxylase biotin carboxylase subunit — translation MFKKILIANRGEIALRIIRTAKEMGIKTVAVYSTADKHSLHVYFADEAVCIGPPPPYQSYLNVPNLISAAEITNADAIHPGYGFLSENAYFSSMCHKHGIKFIGAKPNHMIQMGNKISAKKTMKKAGISCLPGSDCFSEYSYKDIEYLADKIGYPIIIKAVSGGGGKGIRSVFEKKSLINSWEEAKKEAWSCFGKKDMYIEKLILDPRHIEIQIIGDRYGKACHLSERDCSIQRRNQKLVEEAPSPFLTPSLRKKMGEEAVKAAEFIHYEGVGTIEFLVDQKKNFYFMEMNPRIQVEHTITEEITGLDLIQEQIFLACGKKLSRKKNFYPKMYSIECRINAEEPYHNFRPVPGKITQMHLPGGKGVRVDTHIYAGYFVTHHYDSMIAKIITTAKNRKETIEKMRRSLEEFVIEGIQTTIPFHRKLMQNDDFLKGNYNTNFLDKIDLNLLLSNH, via the coding sequence ATGTTTAAGAAAATATTAATAGCTAATCGTGGTGAAATTGCTTTGAGAATAATACGAACAGCCAAAGAAATGGGAATAAAAACTGTGGCTGTTTATTCTACAGCAGACAAACATAGTCTTCATGTTTATTTTGCAGATGAAGCTGTATGTATAGGACCTCCTCCTCCATATCAATCCTACCTCAATGTTCCAAATTTAATTTCTGCAGCAGAAATTACAAATGCAGACGCTATTCATCCTGGATATGGATTTTTGTCTGAAAATGCATATTTTTCATCCATGTGTCATAAACATGGAATTAAATTTATAGGAGCTAAACCAAATCATATGATTCAAATGGGGAATAAAATTTCGGCTAAAAAAACTATGAAAAAAGCTGGAATTTCTTGTTTACCTGGATCTGATTGTTTTTCGGAATATTCTTATAAAGATATAGAATATCTTGCAGACAAGATAGGATATCCTATTATCATTAAAGCTGTTTCTGGAGGTGGAGGGAAAGGGATACGATCTGTTTTTGAGAAAAAAAGTTTAATAAATTCTTGGGAAGAAGCTAAAAAGGAAGCTTGGTCATGTTTTGGAAAAAAAGATATGTATATAGAAAAATTAATTTTAGATCCAAGGCATATAGAAATACAAATTATAGGAGACAGATATGGAAAAGCATGTCATTTATCCGAAAGAGATTGTTCTATTCAAAGAAGAAATCAAAAACTAGTAGAAGAAGCTCCTTCTCCATTTTTAACTCCATCTCTTAGAAAAAAAATGGGTGAAGAAGCAGTTAAAGCTGCTGAATTTATTCATTATGAAGGAGTAGGAACTATAGAGTTTTTGGTAGATCAAAAGAAAAATTTTTATTTCATGGAAATGAATCCAAGAATACAAGTAGAGCATACTATAACCGAAGAGATTACAGGTTTAGATTTAATTCAAGAACAAATATTTTTAGCTTGTGGAAAAAAACTTTCCAGAAAAAAAAATTTTTATCCAAAAATGTATTCAATAGAATGCAGAATTAATGCAGAAGAACCATATCATAATTTTCGACCAGTTCCCGGAAAAATTACTCAGATGCATTTACCAGGAGGAAAAGGAGTCCGTGTAGACACACATATTTATGCAGGATATTTTGTTACACATCATTATGATTCTATGATTGCTAAAATTATCACTACAGCAAAAAATAGGAAAGAAACCATTGAAAAAATGCGTCGTTCTTTAGAAGAATTTGTGATAGAAGGAATCCAAACTACTATTCCTTTTCATAGAAAACTTATGCAAAACGATGATTTTTTGAAAGGAAATTATAATACGAATTTTTTAGATAAAATAGATTTAAATCTACTATTGTCAAATCATTGA
- the accB gene encoding acetyl-CoA carboxylase biotin carboxyl carrier protein, with translation MDFKKIKSLIQFVSESNISEIRVKIGTTKIHIKNRIFIRKNEKNLWNSAYSKMSSSISDFSDRFSKIEKENRNQYLTIKSPMIGTFYRKPHPDQEPFVKIGDKIKIGTKVCVIEAMKLFNDIESEVDGKLVKILVEDSSPVDYDQPLFLLDPNY, from the coding sequence ATGGATTTCAAAAAAATTAAGTCACTTATTCAATTTGTTTCAGAATCAAATATTAGTGAAATAAGGGTTAAAATAGGGACCACTAAAATTCATATAAAAAATAGGATATTTATAAGAAAAAATGAAAAAAATTTATGGAATTCTGCTTATTCTAAAATGTCTTCCTCTATTTCTGATTTTTCTGATAGATTTTCCAAAATAGAAAAAGAAAACCGAAATCAATATTTAACAATAAAATCTCCTATGATAGGAACATTTTATAGAAAACCTCATCCAGATCAAGAACCTTTTGTGAAAATAGGAGATAAAATAAAAATAGGAACAAAAGTTTGTGTGATAGAAGCCATGAAATTATTCAATGATATTGAATCTGAAGTCGATGGGAAACTTGTTAAAATTCTTGTAGAAGATTCTTCTCCAGTTGATTATGATCAACCTTTATTTCTTTTAGATCCCAATTATTAA
- the rpmF gene encoding 50S ribosomal protein L32 has translation MAHPKRRQSKSRRDKRRSHLKIKEPLLVKCALTNQKHLYHHAYWYEKKLYYRGKIVYNKEE, from the coding sequence ATGGCACATCCTAAAAGAAGACAATCTAAATCCAGAAGAGATAAAAGAAGAAGTCATTTGAAAATCAAAGAGCCTTTATTAGTGAAATGTGCTTTAACAAATCAAAAACATTTATATCATCACGCTTATTGGTATGAAAAAAAACTCTATTATAGAGGAAAAATTGTATATAATAAAGAAGAATAA
- the proS gene encoding proline--tRNA ligase, protein MNQLTKRNKDYSKWYNEIVVKSGLAEFSGVRGFMIIKPYGYSLWEIMKQKLDKMLKNTGHKNVYFPLLIPKSDFSKEKEHTEIFSEGCAVVTHYRLKKNKNELVLDPESRLREELVIRPTSESIIWKTYKRWIQSYRDLPILLNQWGNALRWEMRTRLFLRTTEFLWQEGHTAHSTEKEAIEEAKKILNIYTDFSENIMAVPVLQGIKPYMDKFYGSEKTYCIEAIMQDGKALQIGTSHFLGQNFSKAFDVQFTNYNGKKEYVWSTSWGVSTRLIGGLIMSHSDDKGLIIPPKIAPIQIVIIPIYKDKEKFGIINDMVQKIINILEKERIRVKYDNRITFTPGWKFNEYEMKGVPIRISIGPNEIKNEKVEIFRRDTHEKIYNISWINLKNLIPKLLDEIQKNIYQKALDRMKKLTIKSDHYNDFKQKINDYGGFILAHWDGTKNTGKKIQEETEATIRCIPLSHEKEKGKCIYSGTPSFQRVVFSKSY, encoded by the coding sequence ATGAACCAATTAACTAAACGAAATAAGGATTATTCAAAATGGTATAATGAAATAGTCGTAAAGTCTGGTTTAGCAGAATTTTCGGGTGTACGTGGTTTTATGATTATAAAACCATATGGATACTCTTTATGGGAAATCATGAAACAAAAACTAGATAAAATGCTCAAAAATACAGGACATAAAAATGTTTATTTTCCTTTACTAATTCCTAAATCCGATTTTTCAAAAGAAAAAGAACACACTGAGATATTTTCTGAAGGATGTGCTGTGGTTACACATTATAGGTTGAAAAAAAATAAAAATGAATTGGTTCTTGATCCTGAATCAAGATTACGAGAAGAATTAGTAATTAGACCCACCTCTGAAAGTATCATATGGAAAACTTATAAACGTTGGATTCAATCTTATAGAGATCTCCCTATTTTATTAAATCAATGGGGGAATGCATTGAGGTGGGAAATGCGAACCCGTTTATTTCTTAGAACTACCGAATTTTTGTGGCAAGAAGGACATACTGCTCATTCTACGGAAAAAGAGGCCATAGAAGAAGCTAAAAAAATATTAAACATTTATACAGATTTTTCTGAAAATATTATGGCTGTTCCTGTTTTACAAGGAATTAAACCATACATGGATAAATTTTATGGATCCGAAAAAACATATTGTATAGAAGCTATCATGCAAGATGGAAAAGCTTTACAAATTGGTACTTCACATTTTCTAGGACAAAATTTTTCGAAAGCTTTCGATGTTCAATTCACTAATTACAATGGAAAAAAAGAATATGTATGGTCGACTTCTTGGGGTGTATCTACTAGATTAATAGGTGGATTAATCATGTCACATTCTGATGATAAAGGTTTAATCATCCCTCCAAAAATAGCTCCTATACAAATTGTTATTATTCCTATATATAAAGACAAAGAAAAGTTTGGAATTATAAATGATATGGTCCAAAAAATTATAAATATTTTAGAAAAGGAAAGAATACGAGTAAAATATGACAATAGAATAACATTTACTCCTGGATGGAAATTTAATGAATATGAAATGAAAGGAGTCCCTATACGAATCAGTATAGGTCCAAACGAAATCAAAAATGAAAAAGTTGAAATTTTCAGAAGAGATACACATGAGAAAATATATAACATATCTTGGATAAACTTAAAAAATTTGATTCCTAAATTACTTGATGAAATACAAAAAAATATTTACCAAAAAGCCTTAGATAGAATGAAAAAACTAACCATAAAATCAGATCATTACAACGATTTTAAACAAAAAATCAATGATTATGGAGGATTCATTCTTGCTCACTGGGATGGAACAAAAAATACAGGAAAGAAAATTCAAGAAGAAACAGAAGCCACTATACGTTGTATTCCCTTATCTCATGAAAAGGAAAAAGGAAAATGTATTTATTCTGGTACCCCTTCTTTTCAAAGAGTTGTTTTTTCTAAATCTTATTGA
- a CDS encoding dihydroorotate oxidase: MIMKKIDISAHINEIQLSSCIMNASGALCTTDQELSDLLDSSSGAIVTKSCTSRPRKGNIKPRYFEWNMGSINSMGLPNLGIDFYLNFLEEKKTKKPVFLSISGLSIEENFFLIRKANYSSKITAIELNLSCPNLQEEVLGDDLHKIYGFLENVFKFNEKPLGIKLPPYFKEGYIKNMSLILNQFPIIFITCINSLPNGIFVDTSNETAVIQPKNGFGGIGGSIIKPFALANIRKFYTYLRKDISIIGCGGISSGKDIFEHILCGASAVQIGTQLMKEGVTVFDRLKKEFTLFLRKKNYSSINSFKGKLKKFQ, encoded by the coding sequence ATGATTATGAAAAAAATAGATATTTCTGCTCATATAAATGAGATTCAACTTTCATCATGTATTATGAATGCTTCAGGAGCTCTTTGTACTACAGATCAAGAATTGTCCGATCTTTTAGATAGTTCTTCTGGTGCTATAGTCACAAAAAGCTGTACAAGCAGACCAAGAAAAGGAAACATCAAGCCAAGATATTTTGAGTGGAATATGGGAAGCATAAATTCCATGGGATTACCTAATCTTGGAATAGATTTTTATTTAAATTTTTTAGAAGAAAAAAAAACAAAAAAACCTGTTTTTCTTTCTATATCCGGATTATCTATAGAAGAAAATTTTTTTCTCATTAGAAAAGCTAATTATTCTTCAAAAATTACGGCTATAGAGTTGAATTTATCTTGTCCAAATCTTCAAGAAGAAGTATTAGGAGACGATTTACACAAAATTTATGGTTTTTTAGAAAATGTATTTAAATTTAATGAAAAACCTTTAGGAATTAAACTTCCTCCTTATTTCAAGGAGGGATACATCAAGAATATGTCTTTAATTTTGAATCAATTTCCTATTATTTTTATTACTTGTATTAATAGCTTACCCAACGGAATCTTTGTTGATACGAGTAACGAAACAGCAGTAATACAACCCAAAAATGGATTTGGAGGGATTGGTGGATCAATTATAAAACCATTTGCACTAGCTAATATTCGTAAATTTTATACTTATCTTCGAAAAGATATTTCTATTATAGGATGTGGAGGAATTTCTTCTGGAAAAGATATTTTTGAACACATATTATGTGGGGCTTCAGCTGTTCAAATCGGAACACAATTGATGAAGGAAGGAGTTACAGTATTTGATAGATTAAAAAAAGAATTTACTCTTTTTTTACGGAAAAAAAATTACTCATCGATAAATAGTTTTAAAGGAAAATTGAAAAAATTTCAATAA
- the pyrF gene encoding orotidine-5'-phosphate decarboxylase: MEEKEQFFLKIYNLGIIKFGNFTLKSGMNSPIYIDFRPIASRPDLLIKLSDLLLHEVSYTNFELICGVPYAALPIATTLSLRSNIPLIIKRKENKGYGTKRMIEGIYKKGQNCLLIEDVITSGDSLLKTVIDLEKEGLIIKDIMSILDREQGGTENIKKRGYNIRTLFRIGEVLKMLEKKHFLKKKKIHMIQFFFSKKNIKNFQNKRISYEEKKEKTSHPIGKKLIEITLKKKTNLIVSADLVHSKNILKLVNLVGDIICGLKLHVDIINDFSFSFINSLKNISIEKNFLLLEDRKLCDVGPTNYLQLHYGIYKISSWADIITAHVFAGSGSLQNLNIPSSMGLITISEMSSYGRLSDDNYIRKALNISLKNPKVIGTVAQRKVDDRLLLFTPGIHFSNSNNLVNSYIHPTQAFEKNGSDFIIVGRAIYQSNNPKIAAEEYRNAGWKAYENGL; encoded by the coding sequence ATGGAAGAAAAAGAACAGTTCTTTTTAAAAATTTACAATTTAGGAATCATCAAATTTGGAAATTTCACTTTGAAAAGTGGAATGAATTCTCCCATATATATAGATTTTCGTCCAATAGCTTCTAGACCAGATTTATTAATCAAATTATCAGATTTACTTCTTCATGAAGTTTCATATACTAATTTTGAACTAATTTGTGGAGTTCCTTACGCCGCTTTGCCTATAGCTACAACTTTATCTTTGAGGTCTAATATTCCGTTAATTATTAAAAGAAAAGAAAATAAAGGTTATGGAACCAAGCGAATGATTGAAGGAATTTACAAAAAAGGACAAAATTGTCTTCTCATAGAAGATGTCATAACAAGTGGAGATAGTTTATTAAAAACTGTAATAGATCTTGAAAAAGAAGGATTGATTATAAAAGATATTATGTCCATTCTTGATAGAGAACAAGGAGGAACAGAAAATATAAAAAAAAGGGGATATAATATACGAACTTTATTTCGTATAGGAGAAGTTTTAAAAATGTTAGAAAAAAAACATTTTTTAAAAAAAAAAAAAATACACATGATTCAATTTTTTTTTAGCAAAAAAAATATAAAAAATTTTCAAAACAAACGTATTTCTTATGAAGAAAAAAAAGAAAAAACTTCTCATCCTATAGGAAAAAAACTTATTGAGATTACATTGAAAAAAAAAACCAATCTGATCGTTTCTGCGGATTTAGTACATTCTAAAAATATATTGAAATTAGTCAATTTAGTTGGAGATATCATTTGTGGATTAAAACTTCATGTAGATATTATTAATGATTTTTCATTTTCATTTATAAATTCTCTTAAAAATATTTCTATAGAAAAAAATTTTTTACTACTTGAAGATAGAAAATTGTGTGATGTAGGTCCTACTAATTATCTTCAATTACATTATGGAATATATAAGATTTCTTCTTGGGCGGATATTATCACTGCGCACGTATTTGCGGGTAGTGGGAGTCTACAGAACTTGAATATTCCTTCTAGTATGGGTTTAATTACGATATCTGAAATGTCTTCTTATGGAAGATTGTCCGATGATAATTATATAAGAAAAGCATTAAATATTTCTTTGAAAAACCCGAAAGTTATTGGAACTGTGGCACAAAGAAAAGTAGACGATAGATTATTACTATTTACTCCTGGAATTCATTTTTCTAATTCAAATAATTTAGTAAATAGCTATATTCATCCCACTCAAGCTTTTGAAAAAAATGGAAGTGACTTTATCATTGTAGGAAGAGCTATTTACCAGTCTAACAATCCAAAAATAGCAGCAGAAGAATATAGAAACGCAGGATGGAAAGCGTATGAAAATGGTCTTTGA
- a CDS encoding MarC family protein, giving the protein MEWINSLISCFMILFSIIDILGNAPIIMGFKSKGNIIDTKKVIITSLVIFLSFLFLGQPMLKIIGVDVHSFSVAGSIVLFLIGLEMILGVDFHKVTENAQTSIVPIAFPLIAGPGSLTTLISLRTTYDVNVILLSLILNMIVVYFVIDRCDFIAEKIGNSGLDILKKIFGIVLLAFAVKIFGANAGQLFQP; this is encoded by the coding sequence ATGGAATGGATAAATTCATTAATTAGTTGTTTTATGATCCTTTTTAGCATTATTGACATATTAGGAAATGCTCCCATTATTATGGGATTCAAATCAAAAGGAAATATAATAGATACTAAAAAAGTTATAATTACTTCTCTTGTTATATTTTTATCTTTCCTATTTTTAGGACAACCTATGCTCAAAATTATTGGAGTGGATGTTCACTCTTTCTCCGTAGCAGGATCTATAGTATTGTTTTTAATTGGTTTAGAAATGATATTAGGGGTGGACTTTCATAAGGTGACAGAAAATGCTCAAACTTCTATTGTTCCAATAGCTTTTCCTCTTATAGCTGGACCAGGATCTTTAACTACCTTAATTTCATTAAGAACAACTTATGACGTAAATGTTATTCTTTTATCTTTGATACTCAACATGATAGTTGTCTATTTTGTGATAGATAGATGCGATTTTATAGCTGAAAAAATAGGAAACAGTGGGTTAGACATACTCAAAAAAATATTTGGAATTGTTTTATTAGCTTTTGCCGTTAAAATTTTTGGAGCAAATGCAGGTCAATTATTTCAACCATAA
- the fbp gene encoding class 1 fructose-bisphosphatase, which yields MYTLGEFVIENRDRFSYSTEALLRLFSSIKLASKAIHKEVNKAGLTEEIIGSSGVTNIQGENQQKLDDFANKAFIESFKSRNVVCGIASEESKDFIVINNKKENPLQNQYIVLIDPLDGSSNIDVNVSIGTIFSVYMRKSSIQMNVTIEDFLQKGNQQILAGYIIYGSSTILVYSTGNGVHGFTLDPSVGTFYLSHPNLFFPKKEKIYSINEGNYAKFSNGIRKFIKYCQEKKENRPYTARYIGSLVGDFHRNMIQGGIYIYPKTASSPEGKLRLLYECNPMAFLAEQAGGKASDGKKRILDIEPTKLHQRTPFVCGPIGMVSKLEEFISNY from the coding sequence ATGTATACATTAGGAGAGTTTGTTATAGAAAATAGAGATCGTTTCTCGTATTCAACTGAGGCTTTGTTGCGATTGTTTAGTTCTATTAAATTAGCTTCTAAGGCTATTCATAAAGAAGTCAATAAAGCGGGGTTAACTGAAGAAATTATAGGAAGTTCTGGAGTTACTAATATTCAAGGAGAAAATCAACAAAAATTGGATGATTTTGCTAACAAAGCTTTTATTGAATCTTTTAAAAGCAGAAATGTAGTTTGTGGAATAGCTTCCGAAGAAAGTAAAGATTTTATAGTGATAAATAATAAAAAAGAAAATCCTTTACAAAATCAATATATTGTTTTAATAGATCCACTTGACGGATCTTCCAATATAGACGTCAATGTATCTATAGGAACTATATTTTCCGTATATATGAGAAAATCTTCTATTCAAATGAATGTAACAATAGAAGATTTTTTGCAAAAAGGAAATCAACAAATCCTTGCAGGATATATTATTTATGGATCCTCTACTATACTGGTGTATAGTACTGGAAATGGAGTTCATGGATTTACTTTAGATCCTTCAGTCGGAACTTTTTATTTATCTCATCCTAATCTTTTTTTTCCTAAAAAAGAAAAAATTTATTCTATTAATGAAGGGAATTATGCAAAATTTTCTAATGGAATTAGGAAATTTATAAAATATTGCCAAGAAAAAAAAGAAAATCGTCCTTATACGGCAAGATATATTGGATCTTTGGTAGGAGATTTTCACAGAAATATGATACAAGGAGGAATATATATCTATCCTAAAACCGCTTCTTCTCCAGAAGGAAAATTAAGATTGCTTTATGAATGCAATCCAATGGCTTTTCTAGCAGAACAAGCTGGTGGAAAGGCTTCTGATGGAAAAAAACGAATTTTAGATATAGAACCTACAAAATTACATCAAAGAACTCCATTTGTATGTGGTCCCATAGGAATGGTATCCAAATTAGAAGAATTTATTAGTAATTATTAA
- a CDS encoding lysophospholipid acyltransferase family protein translates to MKILQVSLILLWRAWFFIINIFLIPLWAGASIPFLFKDKYYPIVYWFHQMWARSNLFLMGFWYVLEKDEEKLDKNKQYLIISNHTSIMDIMLIYSLMRNHPLVFVGKAELAKLPFFGFVYKKSNILIDRKNLSSCIQVFKKIQDKVDSGKSVCIFPEGGVPNQSVFLDHFKSGAFFIAIIKKISIIPFTIADIKTKFPSFSIMKGGPGKIRIKQHHSISTKNLSLKDKNDLKKKCFNLIKYQLEKFDREKENN, encoded by the coding sequence ATGAAAATTCTGCAAGTATCACTTATATTATTATGGCGTGCATGGTTTTTTATTATCAACATATTTTTAATTCCATTATGGGCAGGTGCTTCTATTCCATTCCTTTTTAAAGATAAATATTATCCCATTGTATATTGGTTTCATCAAATGTGGGCTAGAAGCAATCTATTTCTCATGGGGTTTTGGTATGTATTAGAAAAAGATGAAGAAAAGTTAGACAAAAATAAACAATACTTGATTATCAGTAATCACACCTCTATCATGGATATTATGTTAATTTATTCCTTAATGAGAAATCATCCTCTAGTTTTTGTAGGAAAAGCGGAATTAGCTAAACTTCCATTTTTTGGTTTTGTTTACAAAAAAAGCAATATTCTTATAGATAGAAAAAATTTATCTAGTTGTATACAAGTATTTAAAAAAATACAGGATAAAGTAGATTCTGGAAAAAGTGTTTGCATTTTCCCAGAAGGGGGGGTACCTAATCAGTCTGTTTTTTTGGATCATTTCAAGAGTGGTGCTTTTTTTATAGCCATAATCAAGAAAATTTCCATTATTCCCTTTACTATAGCTGATATAAAAACAAAATTTCCTAGTTTTTCTATTATGAAAGGTGGACCAGGAAAAATAAGAATCAAACAACATCATTCTATATCAACAAAAAATTTATCCTTAAAAGATAAAAATGATTTGAAAAAAAAATGTTTCAATTTGATAAAATATCAATTAGAAAAATTTGATCGTGAAAAAGAAAATAATTAA
- a CDS encoding ribonuclease HI — MNKKIHIYTDGSSKGNPGPGGYGVFIETIGNSYNRKIISEGFRYTTNNRMELLAVIVGLEEIKKRKQNIVVFTDSKYVVNPIQNNWIYKWKENNFFNKKNVDLWKRFLDIFHKQFIIFQWIKSHNNHYINDYCDRLSVEASKRKTLKIDYVYEKQNKFL, encoded by the coding sequence GTGAATAAAAAAATTCATATTTATACTGATGGTTCTTCAAAAGGAAATCCTGGACCAGGAGGATATGGAGTTTTTATAGAAACGATTGGAAATTCTTATAATAGAAAAATAATTTCAGAAGGATTTCGTTATACAACGAATAATAGAATGGAACTATTAGCAGTTATTGTCGGATTAGAAGAAATCAAAAAAAGAAAACAAAATATTGTAGTTTTTACTGATTCTAAATATGTAGTCAATCCGATTCAAAACAATTGGATTTATAAATGGAAAGAAAATAATTTTTTTAATAAAAAAAATGTAGATCTATGGAAAAGATTTTTAGATATTTTTCATAAACAATTTATCATTTTTCAATGGATTAAATCTCACAATAATCATTATATTAATGATTATTGTGATAGATTATCTGTAGAAGCTTCTAAAAGAAAAACTCTAAAAATAGATTATGTGTATGAAAAGCAGAATAAATTTTTATAA